A region of Vitis vinifera cultivar Pinot Noir 40024 chromosome 13, ASM3070453v1 DNA encodes the following proteins:
- the LOC100256796 gene encoding probable glycosyltransferase STELLO2 — translation MLVQDRKIIKPSKTQSTKPQEHFNFSTWVSSNFPKIIVISLLIVTVAVVFFVRNDAVSILYSGKSRSKSLKPIQFPKISFSSIPPNSDKSSPFATFRSERWIVVSVSNYPSDSLRSLVKIKGWQVLAVGNSRTPANWELKGAIFLSLEQQAKLEFRILEYLPYDSYVRKSVGYLFAIQHGAKMIFDADDRGEVIDWEVGKRFDLDLFGVDAMQERILQYNRENPNRTVVNPYIHFGQRSVWPRGLPLENVGEIVHEEYYNEVFGGMQFIQQGISNGLPDVDSVFYLTRKLDSEAFDMSFDEHALKVALPQGVMVPLNSFNTLFHSNAFWGLMLPVSVSSMASDVLRGYWAQRLLWEVGGFVVVYPPTIYRKDEIEAYPFSEEKDLHVNVGRLIKYLVSWRSGRHRLFEKIMELSYSLAKEGFWTERDVKFTGAWLQDLLAVGYQQPRLMALELDRPRASSGDADRKEFIPRKLPSVHLAVEESGAVNYEIGNLIRWRKSFSNVVLILFVSGPVERTALEWRLLYGRIFKTVVILSAKSDVDLAVEEAHPDQVYKYLPKIFERFSSAEGFLFLQDNTILNYWNLMQGDKTKLWITDKVPQSWTTISLIGNNSVWFSKQAKMVKKVVNTMPVHLQVGYKESSTSEPSLTICSSEVFYIPQSFVGDFVDLVGLVGNAKIHHKVALPMFFMAMDSPLNFDSLLNTMIYNTEALSSNPSDYYSAKVAAVHPWSISSEPDFIKLIRLMAAGDPLLMELF, via the exons ATGTTGGTCCAGGACCGTAAAATCATTAAACCCTCAAAAACCCAGTCCACTAAACCCCAAGAACACTTCAATTTCTCCACATGGGTCTCCTCCAATTTCCCCAAAATCATCGTCATTTCCCTCCTAATCGTCACCGTGGCCGTCGTGTTCTTCGTGCGCAACGATGCCGTTTCGATCCTCTACAGCGGCAAATCGAGGTCCAAAAGCCTCAAACCCATCCAATTCCCTAAAATCAGCTTCAGTTCGATCCCACCCAACTCCGATAAGTCCTCACCCTTTGCTACGTTTCGCTCCGAGCGGTGGATCGTCGTTTCAGTGTCGAATTATCCGTCCGATTCGCTTCGGAGTCTGGTCAAAATCAAGGGATGGCAGGTGCTGGCCGTTGGGAATTCGAGGACGCCGGCGAATTGGGAGCTCAAGGGTGCGATTTTCTTGTCATTGGAGCAGCAAGCAAAATTGGAGTTTCGGATTTTGGAGTACCTTCCGTATGATTCTTACGTTAGGAAGAGCGTTGGGTATCTTTTTGCAATCCAACATGGGGCGAAAATGATATTTGATGCTGATGATAGAGGGGAAGTGATTGATTGGGAAGTGGGAAAACGTTTTGATTTGGATTTATTCGGGGTTGATGCAATGCAGGAGAGAATTTTACAGTATAATCGCGAGAACCCGAATAGAACGGTTGTGAATCCGTATATTCATTTTGGGCAGAGGTCAGTTTGGCCTAGAGGGTTGCCATTAGAGAATGTGGGTGAGATTGTGCATGAAGAGTACTATAATGAGGTATTTGGTGGGATGCAATTCATTCAACAGGGCATATCTAATGGCCTTCCTGATGTGGATTCGGTCTTTTATTTAACTCGGAAGTTGGATTCGGAAGCGTTTGATATGAGTTTTGATGAGCATGCCTTGAAGGTGGCTTTACCACAGGGTGTAATGGTGCCATTGAATTCCTTTAATACATTGTTTCATTCCAATGCATTTTGGGGTTTGATGCTTCCGGTTTCTGTTAGTTCAATGGCTTCTGATGTCTTGAGGGGTTACTGGGCACAGAGGCTGTTGTGGGAGGTTGGTGGTTTTGTTGTGGTTTACCCTCCCACAATTTATCGGAAGGATGAGATTGAAGCATATCCATTTTCAGAGGAGAAGGATCTTCATGTAAACGTTGGTCGTCTTATTAAGTACTTAGTTTCTTGGAGATCGGGAAGGCATAGGTTGTTTGAGAAAATTATGGAATTAAGTTATTCATTGGCAAAAGAAGGCTTCTGGACTGAGAGGGATGTGAAATTCACTGGTGCTTGGCTTCAGGATTTGCTTGCAGTTGGGTACCAGCAGCCGAGGCTGATGGCACTAGAGTTGGATCGACCAAGGGCAAGCAGTGGTGATGCTGATAGGAAGGAATTTATTCCTCGTAAACTGCCTTCTGTTCATCTTGCAGTTGAGGAATCAGGGGCTGTGAATTATGAGATTGGGAATCTGATTAGGTGGAGGAAGAGTTTTAGCAATGTTGTGCTGATCCTGTTTGTTAGTGGGCCAGTGGAACGCACTGCTCTGGAATGGAGATTGCTTTATGGCCGGATATTCAAAACTGTGGTTATTCTTTCAGCAAAGTCTGATGTAGATCTAGCGGTTGAGGAGGCCCATCCGGATCAAGTATACAA ATATCTGCCcaagatttttgaaagatttagTAGTGCAGAAGGGTTCCTGTTCCTCCAGGACAATACCATCCTCAATTACTGGAATTTGATGCAAGGAGACAAAACGAAGCTGTGGATCACTGACAAG GTGCCTCAGTCTTGGACTACCATCTCACTCATTGGGAACAACTCAGTATGGTTTTCAAAACAAGCAAAAATGGTAAAGAAAGTTGTGAACACAATGCCAGTTCATCTTCAGGTCGGTTACAAGGAAAGTAGTACAAGCGAGCCAAGTCTCACCATCTGCAGTTCTGAGGTGTTTTACATTCCTCAGAGCTTTGTAGGTGACTTTGTGGACCTAGTAGGTCTAGTTGGAAACGCGAAAATCCATCATAAGGTTGCTTTGCCAATGTTCTTCATGGCAATGGATTCACCTCTTAACTTTGACTCCTTGCTTAATACAATGATTTATAACACAGAAGCTTTATCAAGTAATCCTTCAGACTACTATTCTGCTAAAGTAGCTGCAGTGCACCCATGGAGCATTTCCAGTGAGCCAGACTTCATCAAACTGATAAGACTCATGGCAGCAGGTGACCCTCTCCTAATGGAGCTGTTCTAA
- the LOC100256912 gene encoding polyamine oxidase 1 — translation MDSITRCSVIVVGAGVSGISAAKVLAEKGVEDLVILEASDRIGGRVRKEDFGGVSVELGAGWVAGVGGKESNPVWELARKSGLRTCFSDYSNARYNIYDRSGKLFPSGVAADSYKKAVESAIQMIRHQEANHHGGGGIGGADLSKLSEQLPDPKTPIELAIDFILHDFEMAEVEPISTFLEFGEREYLVADERGYEYILYKMAETFLFSSEGKILDSRLKLNKVVRELQHSRNGIMVKTEDGCVYEADYVILSVSIGVLQSDLITFRPPLPRWKTEAIEKCDVMVYTKIFLKFPYKFWPCGPGKEFFIYAHERRGYFTFWQHMENAYPGSNILVVTLTNGESKRVEAQSDEETLKEAMGVLRDMFGPDIPNATDILVPCWWNNRFQRGSYSNYPIISNPQVVNNIKAPLGRIFFSGEHTSEKFSGYVHGGYLAGIDTADSLLEEMRKEAERKAENQTFMLEPLLALTGSLTLSQTDAVSALNTFDIPRQLFLTSKLGMPEAIL, via the exons ATGGATTCTATAACTCGGTGTTCCGTGATCGTAGTCGGAGCAGGTGTTTCCG GTATATCGGCGGCGAAGGTGTTGGCGGAGAAGGGAGTGGAGGACCTGGTGATTCTCGAAGCCTCGGATCGTATTGGCGGGAGGGTGCGGAAGGAGGATTTTGGCGGCGTGTCGGTGGAGCTTGGCGCCGGTTGGGTTGCCGGGGTCGGCGGAAAAGAGTCTAATCCCGTTTGGGAACTTGCCCGAAAATCTGGTCTGCGTACGTGCTTTTCCGACTATAGCAATGCTCGTTACAATATCTATGATAGAAG TGGAAAATTATTTCCGAGTGGAGTCGCGGCGGACTCCTACAAGAAGGCGGTTGAATCAGCCATTCAGATGATCAGGCACCAGGAAGCGAACCACCATGGCGGCGGTGGGATTGGTGGCGCTGACTTGTCCAAGCTATCTGAACAGCTACC CGACCCCAAAACTCCAATAGAGCTAGCCATTGATTTCATTCTCCATGATTTCGAGATGGCAG AGGTTGAGCCTATATCAACTTTCCTTGAATTTGGAGAACGAGAATATCTAGTTGCAGATGAAAGAGGATACGAATATATACTCTACAAAATGGCCGAGACTTTTCTCTTTTCATCAGAGGGGAAAATATTGGACAGTCGTCTAAAACTCAACAAG GTTGTTCGGGAATTACAGCACTCAAGAAACGGCATCATGGTGAAAACAGAAGATGGCTGTGTCTATGAGGCCGATTACGTGATTCTGTCAGTTAGCATTGGCGTTCTTCAAAGCGACCTCATCACCTTCAGGCCACCCTTGCCT AGGTGGAAAACGGAGGCCATTGAGAAATGTGATGTGATGGTCTACACCAAGATATTCCTGAAGTTTCCTTATAAGTTTTGGCCTTGTGGGCCAGGTAAAGAGTTCTTCATTTATGCCCATGAGCGGAGAGGCTACTTCACATTCTGGCAG CACATGGAGAACGCGTACCCTGGCTCTAATATTCTTGTTGTAACATTGACAAATGGGGAATCGAAACGCGTGGAAGCTCAGTCAGATGAGGAGACATTGAAAGAAGCTATGGGGGTACTCAGGGACATGTTTGGTCCCGACATACCTAACGCCACTGATATACTTGTGCCCTGCTGGTGGAACAATAGGTTCCAGCGTGGCAGCTATAGTAACTACCCCATCATTTCTAATCCCCAAGTCGTTAATAACATCAAG GCCCCATTAGGACGCATTTTCTTCAGTGGTGAACATACAAGTGAAAAGTTCAGCGGTTATGTTCATGGTGGATACCTTGCAG GGATAGACACTGCTGATTCTTTACTTGAAGAAATGAGGAAAGAAGCAGAAAGAAAAGCCGAGAACCAAACTTTTATGCTAGAACCCTTGTTAGCATTGACAGGTTCTTTAACATTGTCCCAGACAGATGCAGTATCAGCCCTCAACACATTCGATATCCCCAGACAACTCTTCCTCACCAGCAAGCTGGGCATGCCAGAAGCCATCTTATGA